The sequence ACTGGGGACAGGAGGGACGGGGGGGGTCACATGCTTGTGGGGGGAAGGCCCCTCAGAGTGGGCATGGCATGGACTCCTCACCACATCCTCTGCTTGTCCAGCTGCTCAGGAAcaagctccagcacctccaggagGGATGGGAATGCCTCCGAGACCCAACAGCTTTGTGAGTGGCAACGGGGCCCTGAGTGAAACCTGGGGCAGCGGGGTGGAGGGTGCTGAGCAGCTTTGGGCAGGTGTCTGCCACTGCAGACATCTTTCTGGCTCCTGTCcgctcctcctgcctgctctggagATCCCTTTGTCTTCTCCTGAGCGCCTCAAAAACTCTCTGAGCAACTCAGGACTTCtggaagcagctctgcacaACTCTGGGCAGCTCCCAGGCTCTCCTCCATGCCCATAAGGCCTGGGGTGGGACAGGGTGGGGAGGTGGGTCCATGCAGTAAGGGCTTGCTAGGGTGCCCGgtgccagccccagcagaggCTGGGCAGCACCCTAGCGGCTACCCGGGGGGGTCACCATGCCGGCCAAGGTCTCTTCTCACAGCCCTGAACCCCACGGTGTCTGTAGCAGGAGGAAGACAGCACAGGCAGAGGGGACAGGGGAGTCGCTGATGCAGGAGATGGTGGCTGTGCGGCTGGTAGGACAGACAACCCCGCTGTGGGCCTTGCGGAGGGAAGGGTCTGCACAGTGCCCAGGGCACAGGGGAGCACTCATCTTAAGGAGGACAAGGGAGGGGATCTGAGCCCCCAAGCCTCGGCCGCCTCGCACACCCTAACACATCTCTCTGTGTGCCTTGGCCTGTAGGAGGAGCGGCGGGTGTCAAGGAGGCATCAGATCACCTCTTGGCTGCGGTGAGTTGCCCTGGGGGCTTGGGGTGCCGGGGCTCTTCCATGGGCAGTGGGATGCTCGTGCCAGTGGGCCAAGGGCATTATGCATCTTGGGAACTTGCCTGGGATGGAACGTTGCAGTATTTATTCTCTTCCTAGTGGGGGGGCACACAGGGAGGGATTTGGGGGCCCACGAGGGAGACGTTCATTAGAGCCGAGAGAGATGCCTGGGCCCCTCACTCCAGTCCTGAGCAGGGGGCAGTGTTGCGCCCAGCATGGGGAAAGGTCCCACGGTGGCGTTCACGCTGGGTGGTTGGAAAGAGCTGAGACAAAtttgccccagctctgcctgacCCCTCTCCTGTCCCACAGGACactttttctgttccttgccTTCCTGGAGATCGCCATCTTCATCCTAGTCCTGCTCTAGAGGGACATCCTGAACTGGGCCCTACCACCGAAGCTGGCAGACATGGACGCCTTTGGGAGCCGCCCGGGGAGGTCGAGGTCCCGgtacttttgaaataaaactcaaaagaTTAGAAGGAAATCTGTGATGGTAGGACAAGTGCGTGACCTTGTCAATCAACATCAGCTGACGGTTCAGAACGAggtgatgctgctgctttcccttctgCCTGTGTGCCCCACGACCGCTCTGCCTCAGACCTGGCTCTTGCCCaatggggaggcaggaggccGTTTCCACCATCCTGCACGAGCGGCTGCCATCGTTGTGTCGGCAGGAGCCGCTGCCCGTGGCCCCTCTCCTGCTTCTGTAgagccccagcccccagcgaAACCTCCAGAGGACACAGgcagctccttcctcttcagccCCTGCACGGGggcaccaccagcagctcctccaaGAAACACACAAGGCTGCTGCCCCACGGGCACTGCCGTTGCTGAGCACGTGTCCCAGAGACCCACATGGACCCACCTCACACGTCCCCTTCATGCTCCACATCGAGCCTTTGCCCTCCACATCTCCAAGAGCCCCTCCTCGCTGGTGAAGATGAGCTCAGCAGAGCTCCTCTCCTCCTCGTTGGCTCCTCGGTCACTTGGAGGAGGATGTTCTCATCGACGCTCTGAGGGGCCTCCTGGACTGCTTGTTGTCCCGCTGTGCTGCCCCTCCAGCAGGGCTCTCTGAAGCCCCCCATGAGGACCCGGTTCCTGTGGACATGGGGCTGCTCCAACCTGTCTGTCGATGGCCTCACCCGCTTGTTCTCCCTGCTCAGGCAGCCTGTGGCTGGCACCCTCTACAACGTCACCCTTCCCTGTCTGCTCGTTCATCCTTGCCCAGGATCGCTCACTTGGCTCAGCCAGCGTTCAGCGCCCCACCGAAGTACAGGGAGGCTGTGACTGAGGACACGATTTGCTCTATCAACCTACTACGGTTGCAGCAGGTGAGCCTCTCAACGTCCTGTTGTGGCCTCGTTGTCCACCATGAGTGCGCCAGGCTCGAATGGGTGTTCAGGATGGAGTTGTAGGGCAACACCACGGCTGTGGAGGCCTGCAGGACTCGGCAGATGGAAAACTCCAGCCTGGACATCTTGCTGCCCTTGAGCCAGAGGGCCTCCATGAGCAGGGAGGTAAAGCTGGA comes from Phalacrocorax aristotelis chromosome 26, bGulAri2.1, whole genome shotgun sequence and encodes:
- the LOC142048574 gene encoding tubulin alpha-3 chain-like, with protein sequence MAAAVKVVELVVRQVEPLQGQLEQTDQCTKLQGFLVFHSFGGGTSSSFTSLLMEALWLKGSKMSRLEFSICRVLQASTAVVLPYNSILNTHSSLAHSWWTTRPQQDVERLTCCNRSRLIEQIVSSVTASLYFGGALNAG